GTCAATGGGAAGGACATAACTATTTTCCTTCACCAAATGATTGGAGAACAGTTCCAATGTACCAATTCATTACAGACAGATTTGCAGATGGAGACCCATCAAACAATGAAGGCAAATATGGCGGATATGACCTTTATAAAGTTGATGCTCGTCACGGTGGAGATTTTAAAGGAATAGCTGATAAGTTAGATTATATAAAATCTCTAGGCTATACAGCTATATGGATTTCACCAGTATTTCAAAACAGATGTAACTCCTATCACGGATATGGAGAAATAGATTTTACGTTAGTTGATGACAGATTTGGAACAATAGATGATTTTAGAGAAATGGTAGATGCAGCACATTCAAAAGGAATGTATGTAATTGTTGATATGATTGTTAACCATATGTCTGACTTATATTACTTTGAAGGACACCAAAATGAAGGTGCACCATTTAGACTTCATAATGGCGAATATAGATTAGTACCTAGAGATCCAAACGAAACTTATCAAGATTTTACTGTAGATAATACATTTATACCTGAAGGACAGTACTGTGATGTGTATGATTCCCAAGGGAATAAAAAGACAGATTCTGGTATGGGAACAGGCTCTTTCTGGAATAGTGATTTCCATCATAATGGTGATCTTACAGATTACGGTGATGCATGGTGCAATCATTTAGGAAAGATCTATGGTTCATTAGATGACCTTAGAACAACTCATCCTCGTGTTCAAGATAAGATTATTGCTATGACAAAATCCTTGATTGCAACAACAGACATTGATGGTATTCGTATGGATACCCCTATGCAGGTACCTCTTTACTTCTTTAAGAGATGGGCTCCAGCAGTAAAAGATTATGCAGCAAGTCTTGGAAAAGATAACTTCTTTATATTTGGTGAATTCTATTGTGATCGCGGACGTGGTGCTACAATGGTAGGAAGAGGAAAAGAACCTTCTCAATGGGGAAATCCTTATTCATTTATTGATAATACATATACAATGGATGGTGGTATCAACTATCAGATGTATTTCAATTTCTTCATGCCAGCGATCAAAGACCAAGCTTATGGTAAGTTGAATCAGTGTAAGGTTCAATATGATAAAGACAAGGAAGCCTATGATTTCTGGGATCCACAAAAAAATGAATCAAGATATACAATGCTTAATTTCTATGATAATCACGACCAATGGAGAATGGCAAGTGCAAATGATGGTTTCAAAAAATCTAACCTTGCAAGTAGTGTAATTGCTTTATGGCCTGGTGTACCTCTTTTCTATTATGGAGATGAACAAGGATTTTCTTCAGAAGGTACTGCTCTTGGTGGTATATCACGTGAAGATTTCATGAGCAGTGTTGCATGGTATGATATTAATTGTAAAACAGGTACTAATCCAGCTGTAAAAGATAACTTTGATATGTGTAATCCTTCATATCAATATGTTCAAAAAATCATGAATTTAAGAAGACAATATCCAGCACTTCAAAATACAGATGAATTGTATGAAAGATGGTGTCAACCAGATGCAGGCAATGGTGTTTATGTATATAGCCGTGTTTGGGGAGACCAAAAAAACTGGGCAATGGTTGCATTTAACACTTGGTCAGACAATATAGAAGCAAAAGATTTCCATACTGGTTGGAATGAAGGTGACGAAATTGTTAACGCAATGAACCCAACTGAAAGATATCGTCTTGGTGAAAATGGTAAGATGAGTTCATTATGGGTGGGACCTTATGAAACAAAAGTTTTCGTTAGAGCTGATAATTTACAAAGTCTAGATCCTGTTGTAACATCAGTAACACCAGAACATGATAATAGAGTAAATAGTGATACACAAACTATTTCTGTGAAGTTCAGTAAAGATATGGATGAAAATAGTGTAAAAGATGCATTCCGTTATGATGGTAATGGAGTTTCAGCATCTGATTTATGTTATGACAGTAATAATAAAACTCTTACATATGTAACAAATGTCAATGATGGAATTCATTCAGTAGAGATACTAGAAAATGCTAAGAGTACAGATGGAAAACATTTATATGGTAAATTTGAATCTAGATTCAGAAAAGGAATGGATACTAATCCAATAGCTAATCCATCAAAATATTGGACTTATGATGAGAATTTAGTTAGAGATGCAGATTCTAATGATATTGTATTACATCATTCAGCAGCAGGAGCAAAATACTTAAGAGTATCCAATGATGATGGAAAAACATGGAGTCAATGGATGCCATATGCTGATGAAACACAATGGAGTATTGATGATAATACAGAAAAGGTTGCTGTACAATATTGGGCTGATAATAGCGCAGCTTATTTTGTGCAAGATACAGTTAGATAAGATATAGTATAAAAACAGAGAGACTATCATTTTATCAAAAATGAATAGAATAATATGATAGTCTTTTTGTTGATATTATTTTTATGTTTTTTATTGTGGTAATAGATTGAGACTCAAAAAATTGATAGGAAGAAATAATTTAAAAATATTTTTTTTATATGTATTAGTTAACTAAAAGCAATAATATTTTAGTACGTATTAACGATGTATAATAAGGAAGAAATTATACCGATATTATCAAAGTTAATAGTATTATAGTGAGTAATAAAACAATAATAAAAAACTTTTTTATTAAAAATGCTTGACACATTTCTAATAATTTGTTATTATAGTCTCCGACGCAGTTTTGAACAATGAAAAATAAATAGTATATTAGACAACAAAACTTTAGTAATAAAGTTTTACCCAAGAAAATTCCTTAGTAAATTAATGGATAAAGACGATAGTCTATAAAATATAAGCCAGAGCAATCTGGTCAAGATGAAACTTTAACATGAGAGTTTGATCCTGGCTCAGGATGAACGCTGGCGGCGTGCTTAACACATGCAAG
The window above is part of the Vallitalea guaymasensis genome. Proteins encoded here:
- a CDS encoding alpha-amylase family glycosyl hydrolase translates to MKKSKIISKALVLPLALGLMTNTGLAAPRTNENAAWNVNYSQDGSNPAGYYGQWEGHNYFPSPNDWRTVPMYQFITDRFADGDPSNNEGKYGGYDLYKVDARHGGDFKGIADKLDYIKSLGYTAIWISPVFQNRCNSYHGYGEIDFTLVDDRFGTIDDFREMVDAAHSKGMYVIVDMIVNHMSDLYYFEGHQNEGAPFRLHNGEYRLVPRDPNETYQDFTVDNTFIPEGQYCDVYDSQGNKKTDSGMGTGSFWNSDFHHNGDLTDYGDAWCNHLGKIYGSLDDLRTTHPRVQDKIIAMTKSLIATTDIDGIRMDTPMQVPLYFFKRWAPAVKDYAASLGKDNFFIFGEFYCDRGRGATMVGRGKEPSQWGNPYSFIDNTYTMDGGINYQMYFNFFMPAIKDQAYGKLNQCKVQYDKDKEAYDFWDPQKNESRYTMLNFYDNHDQWRMASANDGFKKSNLASSVIALWPGVPLFYYGDEQGFSSEGTALGGISREDFMSSVAWYDINCKTGTNPAVKDNFDMCNPSYQYVQKIMNLRRQYPALQNTDELYERWCQPDAGNGVYVYSRVWGDQKNWAMVAFNTWSDNIEAKDFHTGWNEGDEIVNAMNPTERYRLGENGKMSSLWVGPYETKVFVRADNLQSLDPVVTSVTPEHDNRVNSDTQTISVKFSKDMDENSVKDAFRYDGNGVSASDLCYDSNNKTLTYVTNVNDGIHSVEILENAKSTDGKHLYGKFESRFRKGMDTNPIANPSKYWTYDENLVRDADSNDIVLHHSAAGAKYLRVSNDDGKTWSQWMPYADETQWSIDDNTEKVAVQYWADNSAAYFVQDTVR